One window of the Actinomyces procaprae genome contains the following:
- a CDS encoding DEAD/DEAH box helicase, with protein MPIQWNRIRASASAPLIEPREIYSSLGQRTWDRLRPEQTEVLDEWFRRRNTKDLVIKLNTGSGKTLTGLLVALSSLHEQVGPAAFLVPNKYLIKQVVSEARDAGILVTTSEDDLDFLASKAILVTTFHKLFNARSIFGVRSIRPGKTPLGTIVIDDAHTAIHTSEAQFSAEIPSTHEAFDKLLKLFAKDLELQRPKAYQDIVSGEPGGPIAVPFWAVATRANDVISVMHPYATSPNDPAELYFRWPLVADHLQYSTITVTSESIEIRPPCPDTEMLLGFDNAKRRIYLSATLQDESLLVTELGADPESVATPITPKRASDLGDRIILAPRLINSNFSLESVQQLVRRFADGDRHGNGPDPLNAINAVVLVPSDRVAETWSGVADEILHVSDMNPCIDRMKAGEHLGVVVLVNKYDGIDLPGNACRMLVIDGVPTPSTPYERRAAEALEGSATYRGRIVSKLEQGMGRGTRDVSDYCAVLVLTSEAALALNDPAQIAQFSPATRAQIELSARVANEIKGEDMSSISELLDSFLRRQQDWTELSLEATAQVTYDQFDRVSELAACRRKAFDLIKNSDITGAIKTLRPAIDGISDHKESCWYLEELATYEHMISPSDAQDTLEAARRHNSTVLKPRRSAAQLKSRLPRPIPQAEEMASYLSNFDRRNLELIVDTVFDGVAWGVKGSSSKAEAQIRELGSLLGFASTRPEKEDHNGGPDNLWVQSNGQLVVIELKTEVDRSDQRITKREAAQLAHSVIWARDIYGETADVVPVLFHPSHRCREDTRLPRGTRVITRDNFEALRRNVMTLIRELISSDNYSPEFIASSLSRNYVNADTVIRRHSTKPRQN; from the coding sequence ATGCCCATCCAGTGGAACCGCATACGCGCAAGCGCAAGTGCACCGCTAATTGAGCCGAGAGAAATCTATAGCTCCTTAGGGCAACGCACATGGGATCGGCTACGACCTGAGCAGACAGAGGTGCTAGACGAGTGGTTCCGCCGCAGGAACACAAAAGATCTCGTTATCAAGCTCAATACAGGTTCCGGAAAGACACTGACAGGCCTATTGGTTGCCCTGTCTAGCCTACACGAGCAAGTTGGGCCTGCCGCATTCTTGGTGCCTAACAAGTACCTAATCAAACAGGTCGTGAGTGAAGCACGCGACGCCGGAATACTAGTCACAACCAGCGAAGACGACCTGGACTTCTTAGCCTCTAAAGCCATCCTTGTTACAACTTTCCATAAACTATTCAACGCTCGCAGCATATTCGGCGTACGTAGCATAAGGCCGGGGAAGACCCCACTTGGGACCATTGTGATCGACGATGCACATACCGCTATACATACTTCAGAGGCGCAGTTTTCGGCGGAAATACCGTCAACACATGAGGCGTTTGACAAACTCCTCAAGCTATTTGCAAAAGATCTGGAGCTACAAAGACCAAAGGCATACCAAGACATAGTCAGCGGGGAACCTGGAGGACCCATAGCTGTCCCGTTCTGGGCGGTCGCGACGAGAGCGAACGATGTTATCAGCGTCATGCATCCGTATGCGACAAGCCCAAATGATCCCGCAGAACTGTATTTTCGATGGCCTCTGGTCGCCGATCATTTGCAGTACTCAACTATCACCGTCACCTCCGAGTCTATAGAAATCCGACCACCGTGCCCGGACACCGAAATGCTACTCGGATTTGATAACGCGAAACGGCGCATCTACCTCAGCGCAACACTGCAGGACGAGAGTCTGCTAGTAACAGAACTCGGAGCAGATCCAGAATCTGTCGCGACACCCATCACTCCTAAACGAGCGTCTGACCTCGGTGACCGCATCATTCTCGCCCCGCGTTTGATTAATTCAAACTTCTCACTCGAATCGGTTCAACAATTGGTCCGCCGCTTCGCCGATGGGGACAGACACGGAAACGGACCCGACCCTCTGAACGCCATCAACGCCGTTGTTCTCGTGCCGAGTGACCGTGTAGCAGAGACATGGTCGGGGGTCGCGGACGAGATACTTCATGTCAGCGATATGAACCCGTGTATCGACAGAATGAAGGCTGGTGAGCATCTCGGAGTCGTCGTCTTGGTCAATAAGTACGATGGAATTGACCTGCCTGGCAACGCATGCCGCATGTTGGTAATTGACGGTGTCCCCACTCCCTCCACTCCCTACGAGCGGCGCGCGGCAGAAGCGCTCGAGGGCTCCGCCACCTACCGCGGAAGAATAGTGAGCAAGCTTGAGCAGGGAATGGGGCGCGGGACTCGAGATGTCAGTGATTACTGCGCCGTGCTCGTACTTACGAGCGAAGCCGCACTTGCACTCAATGACCCTGCCCAGATAGCTCAGTTCTCACCAGCTACTCGTGCCCAAATCGAACTGAGCGCACGAGTCGCGAATGAGATAAAGGGTGAGGATATGTCTTCGATTTCAGAACTGCTAGACTCATTCTTACGACGACAACAAGATTGGACAGAATTAAGCCTGGAGGCAACTGCTCAAGTGACCTACGATCAATTTGATCGTGTATCCGAATTAGCAGCATGCAGACGCAAGGCGTTTGATCTCATCAAGAACAGCGATATTACCGGTGCAATCAAAACGTTGCGCCCCGCAATCGACGGAATCAGTGACCACAAGGAGAGCTGTTGGTACCTCGAAGAACTTGCAACATATGAGCACATGATTAGTCCCTCCGACGCCCAGGATACTCTCGAGGCAGCCAGGCGACATAACAGCACCGTACTCAAGCCAAGGAGATCCGCAGCGCAGTTGAAGTCTCGCCTTCCACGCCCCATACCACAGGCCGAAGAAATGGCGAGTTATCTTTCGAACTTCGATAGGCGCAACCTCGAACTTATTGTTGACACAGTCTTCGATGGTGTTGCGTGGGGTGTAAAAGGTTCCTCAAGCAAAGCAGAAGCCCAAATACGGGAACTAGGTTCGCTTCTGGGATTCGCCTCCACTCGGCCAGAGAAAGAAGACCACAACGGTGGTCCGGACAACCTGTGGGTGCAGTCAAACGGGCAACTAGTAGTAATCGAACTGAAAACCGAGGTAGACCGCAGCGATCAACGAATAACCAAAAGAGAAGCTGCGCAGCTCGCACACTCCGTTATTTGGGCGCGCGATATATATGGCGAAACGGCGGACGTCGTTCCGGTACTTTTCCACCCGTCGCACAGGTGCAGGGAAGATACTCGACTGCCCCGCGGAACTCGTGTAATAACAAGAGACAACTTCGAGGCACTCAGGCGTAATGTCATGACATTGATTCGCGAGCTTATTAGTTCCGACAATTATTCGCCCGAATTTATCGCTAGCTCATTGTCGCGCAATTATGTGAACGCCGATACCGTCATCCGGAGACACTCGACTAAGCCGAGGCAGAATTAG
- a CDS encoding type I restriction endonuclease subunit R, giving the protein MTIREARAVRIEPVILTDESTVVGAYEPSERTSKAYQSEADLERAFIAQLQDQAYEYIQFSPDNAEAELIANLRTQLETLNDYRFTDAEWKRFFEHSILTTGGALDVVEKTQRIQEDHVQVLTRDNGESKNIRLIDKQHIHNNRLQVTNQYVATNAARSNRYDVTILVNGLPLVHVELKRRGVDIREAFNQIRRYQRDSFWSGAGLFGYVQIFIISNGTYTKYYANTTRQDHVTENRGTQRQVKAATSDAYEFTSWWTDAANRRITDLVDFTRTFLSKHTLLAVLTRYCVFTVADALADRKLLVMRPYQIAATEAILQRINTSTNARQTGTLDAGGYIWHTTGSGKTLTSFKTAKLAAGMEEIDKVIFVVDRKDLDHQTIKEYNRFAEGTVSANQSTTQLTAQINDPTVKIIVTTIQKLSTFVGRNRKHAVYTGHVVLIFDECHRSQFGDMHTAITKAFRNYHLFGFTGTPIFAENAGSSGNVQLRTTAQAFGDQLHSYTIVDAIGDKNVLPFRIDYIDTVHSRDDVVDAEVSAIDTERALLAPGRIAQVVTYIREHFNQKTRRNRTYTLGQQRLAGFNSLLATASIPAARAYYQEFARQQQGLPSDQRLSVGIIYSYAANAEAPGDSLAEESTDPTTLPADDRAFLDAAIADYNQQFGTSYDTSASGFEGYYEDISARLTKRQIDLVIVVNMFLTGFDSKTLNTLWVDKSLRTHGLIQAFSRTNRILNAVKSYGNIVCFRNLQAETDAAIALFGNKNASGTILLRSYREYLEEFAAKVAQLRSDWQPGEVITSEEAQKEFVTLFGQILRLRNILVSFDEFAEDNMGGLNDADLADYTSMYLEIHAQMRAAAEAEKEVVNEDLVFEIELIKQVEVGVDYILRLVEDKRTQRGDGEDREIPVEIKRAIASSPTLHSKRDLIEDFVRSVSSNGAVDEQWKAFIAARMAAELAAIVTAEGLRAAETEEFVGAALRSGVVPTEGTAITRLLPRVSRFRKAAAGQSRGERKARVVEALTAYVERFGDLSPRWA; this is encoded by the coding sequence ATGACCATCCGCGAAGCCCGCGCCGTACGCATTGAGCCCGTCATCCTGACCGACGAGTCCACCGTCGTCGGCGCCTACGAGCCGAGCGAGCGCACCAGCAAGGCGTACCAGTCCGAAGCGGACCTCGAACGCGCCTTCATCGCCCAGCTCCAGGACCAGGCGTACGAGTACATACAGTTCAGCCCCGATAACGCCGAGGCCGAACTTATCGCGAATCTCCGCACACAACTCGAAACACTCAATGACTACCGCTTCACCGATGCCGAGTGGAAGCGCTTCTTCGAACACTCCATTCTCACCACCGGAGGCGCGCTCGACGTCGTCGAGAAGACCCAGCGCATCCAGGAGGACCACGTCCAGGTCCTCACCCGGGACAACGGCGAGTCCAAGAACATCCGCCTCATCGACAAACAGCACATCCACAACAACCGGCTGCAAGTCACCAACCAATACGTCGCCACCAACGCTGCGCGCTCCAACCGCTACGACGTCACCATCCTGGTCAACGGGCTCCCGCTCGTCCACGTCGAGCTCAAACGACGCGGCGTCGACATCCGCGAGGCCTTCAACCAGATCAGACGCTACCAGCGCGACTCCTTCTGGTCCGGAGCGGGCCTGTTCGGCTACGTCCAGATCTTCATCATCTCCAACGGCACCTACACCAAGTACTACGCCAACACCACCCGACAGGACCACGTCACCGAGAACCGCGGCACCCAGCGGCAGGTTAAGGCCGCAACATCGGACGCATACGAGTTCACCTCTTGGTGGACCGACGCCGCCAACCGGCGCATCACCGACCTCGTCGACTTCACCCGCACCTTCCTGTCCAAGCACACGCTGCTCGCCGTCCTGACCCGCTACTGCGTCTTCACCGTCGCCGACGCCCTCGCCGACCGCAAGCTCCTGGTGATGCGGCCCTACCAGATCGCCGCCACCGAGGCGATCCTCCAGCGCATCAACACCTCCACCAACGCCCGTCAAACTGGCACCCTCGACGCCGGCGGATACATCTGGCACACCACCGGCAGCGGCAAGACCCTCACCTCCTTCAAAACCGCCAAACTCGCCGCCGGAATGGAGGAGATCGACAAGGTCATCTTCGTCGTCGACCGCAAAGACCTCGACCACCAGACCATCAAGGAATACAACCGCTTCGCCGAGGGCACCGTCTCCGCCAACCAGTCCACCACCCAGCTGACAGCCCAGATCAACGACCCCACGGTCAAGATCATCGTCACCACGATACAGAAGCTTTCCACCTTCGTTGGGCGCAACCGTAAGCACGCCGTCTACACGGGACACGTCGTACTCATCTTCGACGAATGCCACCGCAGCCAGTTCGGTGACATGCACACCGCCATCACCAAGGCCTTCCGCAACTACCACCTCTTCGGATTCACCGGCACACCCATATTCGCCGAGAACGCCGGCTCCAGCGGCAACGTACAACTGCGCACCACCGCCCAAGCATTCGGCGACCAGCTCCACTCCTACACGATCGTCGACGCCATCGGCGACAAGAACGTCCTGCCCTTCCGCATCGACTACATCGACACCGTGCACAGCCGCGACGACGTCGTCGACGCGGAAGTCAGTGCCATCGACACCGAGCGGGCGCTCCTCGCCCCGGGGAGGATCGCGCAGGTAGTCACCTACATCCGTGAGCACTTCAACCAGAAGACCCGACGCAACCGGACCTACACGCTCGGACAACAACGCCTGGCCGGCTTCAACTCACTGCTCGCTACCGCCTCCATCCCCGCCGCGCGCGCCTACTACCAGGAGTTCGCCCGCCAGCAGCAGGGACTGCCAAGCGACCAGCGGCTCAGCGTCGGCATCATCTACTCCTACGCCGCCAACGCCGAGGCACCCGGCGACTCGCTCGCCGAGGAATCCACCGACCCCACCACGCTGCCTGCCGACGACCGGGCCTTCCTCGACGCCGCCATCGCTGACTACAACCAGCAGTTCGGAACCAGCTACGACACCAGCGCCTCGGGCTTCGAGGGCTACTACGAAGACATCTCCGCCCGCCTGACCAAGCGGCAGATCGACCTGGTCATCGTCGTCAACATGTTCCTCACCGGCTTCGACTCCAAGACCCTCAACACCCTGTGGGTCGACAAATCACTGCGCACTCACGGCCTCATCCAGGCCTTCTCCCGCACCAACCGCATCCTCAACGCCGTCAAGAGCTACGGCAATATCGTCTGCTTCCGCAACCTTCAGGCCGAGACCGACGCCGCCATCGCCCTGTTCGGCAACAAGAACGCCTCCGGCACCATCCTCCTGCGGTCTTACCGCGAGTACCTGGAAGAGTTCGCCGCCAAGGTCGCGCAGCTACGCAGCGATTGGCAGCCCGGCGAGGTGATCACCTCCGAGGAGGCTCAAAAGGAGTTCGTGACGCTGTTCGGCCAGATCCTCCGGCTGCGGAACATCCTCGTTTCCTTTGACGAGTTCGCTGAGGACAACATGGGAGGCCTCAACGACGCCGACCTCGCCGACTACACCAGCATGTACCTGGAGATCCACGCCCAGATGCGCGCGGCGGCCGAGGCGGAGAAGGAAGTCGTCAACGAGGACCTCGTCTTCGAGATCGAACTCATCAAGCAGGTAGAGGTCGGGGTCGACTACATCCTGCGGCTCGTGGAGGACAAGCGCACCCAGCGGGGCGACGGCGAGGACAGGGAGATCCCCGTGGAGATCAAGCGTGCCATCGCCTCCAGCCCAACCCTCCACTCCAAGCGGGACCTCATCGAGGACTTCGTCCGGTCCGTGTCCAGCAACGGTGCAGTCGACGAGCAGTGGAAGGCGTTCATCGCGGCGCGGATGGCGGCCGAGCTGGCTGCCATCGTCACTGCCGAAGGGCTGCGTGCGGCAGAAACCGAGGAGTTCGTCGGCGCCGCCCTGCGTAGTGGAGTTGTCCCAACCGAGGGCACCGCGATCACCCGGCTACTCCCGCGCGTCTCCCGATTCCGCAAGGCCGCAGCCGGCCAGAGCCGCGGCGAGCGCAAGGCGCGCGTCGTCGAGGCGCTGACGGCGTACGTGGAGAGGTTCGGGGACCTTTCACCCAGATGGGCGTAA